Proteins encoded together in one Falco biarmicus isolate bFalBia1 chromosome 4, bFalBia1.pri, whole genome shotgun sequence window:
- the USP19 gene encoding ubiquitin carboxyl-terminal hydrolase 19 isoform X2 → MSSSTNAPGQRRVSRGLDDATNKKKQKDRANQESKEVSRPELEQAETAQEKDSEEELLLDWKQNADEIIVKLNLGSGALKVEDVDAAFTDTDCVVKLPDGRQWSCQFYEEIESSCSKVQCKKGNFLQLVLQKKIPLHTWSSLLKRRKDGSKELAKGATCWENGKEKAASAELTPEEPRVEGPELLRSRREPSNPKRAPGRSEALGGKSPASPGTQSGPSAKRAVYLKVAPTEEEPNARVSGNVEPSKGHSGRAGSRRNGRASQVDAPTALADLALPLEKAVVLAKEAVPVEMPPLAATTEVFPHRIATCVEKRVLQPGSPAEALRGRDCTPVLGESSKAIPAATPSLGRDSEKRDWSKDDVALEAAADEPEPFVSLTFVKNDSYEKGNDLVVVHVYVKEIHKETSKVLFREQDFTLVFQTSDTNFLRLHPGCGPHTVFRWQVKLRNLIEPDQCTYNFTVSRIDVCLKKRHSQRWGGLEAPATRVGGAKVAMPTGPTPLDKNPPGSNQHPLSSKEEARASDKEKQRVEDGGLDGVAARTAPEHVAVKQEPHIPSPKPTCMVPPMTHSPVSAESVEDDEDEDEKKKVCLPGFTGLVNLGNTCFMNSVIQSLSNTRELRDYFHDRSFESEINYNNPLGTGGRLAIGFAMLLRALWKGTHHAFQPSKLKAVVASKASQFTGYAQHDAQEFMAFLLDGLHEDLNRIQNKPYTETVDSDGRPDEVVAEEAWQRHKMRNDSFIVDLFQGQYKSKLVCPVCSKVSITFDPFLYLPVPLPQKQKVLTVYYFAKEPHKKPIKFLVSISKENSSAMEVLDSVAHSVRVKPENLRLAEVIKNHFHRMFLPSNSLDTVSPTDLLLCFEVLSPELAKERVVELQVQQRPQVPSGPVAKCAACQKKQLPDDEKLKRCTRCYRVGYCNVACQKTHWPDHKALCRPENIGFPFLISVPESRLTYARLAQLLEGYARYSVSVFQPPFQLGRMSPEQGLQPQLPDKLEPLAKSSCAAATSASELGDVDRASSLLQEPPLSPAVPELHPDLGDTGTVRSKVLTARSSLLSLDSGFSEHVETQGDSCCEKEPSYERALKPEAAIPGYQHTPDSLSARATQFYINKIDAANREHKLEDKGDTPLDLTDDCSLALVWKNNERLKEFVLVESKELECVEDPGSASEAARAGHFTLEQCLNLFTKPEVLAPEEAWYCPKCKQHREASKQLMLWRLPNVLIIQLKRFSFRSFIWRDKINDMVDFPVRSLDLSKFCIGRKGEQQLPMYDLYAVINHYGGMIGGHYTAYARLPNDKNSQRSDVGWRLFDDSTVTTVDESQVVTRYAYVLFYRRRNSPVERPLPGHAPDHRAERTPSAEAAASQASLIWQELEAEEQELQLDAPQRPARNSRRPRGQKRSPGTPQHPDEGCIRYFVLATTAAIVALFLNVFYPLIYQTRWR, encoded by the exons ATGGGCGCCAGTGGAGCTGTCAGTTCTACGAGGAGATTGAGAGCTCCTGCAGCAAGGTCCAGTGCAAGAAGGGCAACTTTCTACAGCTTGTGCTTCAGAAGAAGATCCCACTCCATACCTGGTCTTCTCTTCTG aagaggaggaaagacgGATCCAAAGAGCTGGCTAAAGGGGCCACGTGCTGGGAGAATGGGAAGGagaaagctgcttctgcagagctgaccCCTGAAGAACCGAGGGTTGAAggcccagagctgctgagatCCCGGCGGGAGCCCTCCAACCCCAAGCGTGCTCCAGGAAGAAGTGAGGCCCTGGGAGGGAAAagcccagccagcccagggacACAGAGTGGCCCCAGTGCCAAGCGGGCAGTATACCTCAAAGTGGCTCCCACTGAAGAGGAGCCAAATGCCAGAGTCAGCGGGAATGTGGAGCCCAGCAAAGGGCACAGCGGGAGAGCAGGCAGCCGCAGGAATGGCAGAGCCAGCCAAGTTGATGCGCCCACAGCCCTTGCAGACCTCGCACTGCCACTGGAGAAG GCTGTGGTTTTGGCCAAGGAGGCTGTTCCTGTGGAGATGCCACCTCTTGCGGCTACCACAGAGGTGTTCCCCCACCGTATTGCCACCTGTGTGGAGAAGAGagtcctgcagccaggcagccctgctgaggccTTGCGGGGCCGGGACTGCACACCTGTCCTGGGAGAGAGTTCTAAGGCCATCCCGGCAGCCACTCCTTCCCTAGGCAGAGACAGTGAGAAGAGGGACTGGTCCAAGGATGACGTGGctctggaagcagcagctgatg AGCCAGAGCCTTTTGTGAGCCTGACCTTTGTCAAGAATGATTCATATGAGAAGGGCAATGACCTGGTGGTGGTACACGTCTATGTGAAAGAGATCCATAAGGAGACATCCAAGGTGTTGTTCCGGGAACAAGACTTTACGCTGGTGTTCCAGACAAG TGACACAAATTTCCTTCGCCTCCATCCTGGCTGTGGGCCCCACACAGTGTTCCGGTGGCAGGTGAAGCTAAG GAACCTTATTGAGCCAGACCAGTGCACGTACAACTTCACAGTGTCTCGCATCGACGTCTGCCTGAAGAAACGCCACAGCCAGCgctggggggggctggaggCTCCAGCCACACGAG TGGGTGGTGCAAAGGTTGCCATGCCTACAGGCCCTACCCCTCTGGACAAGAACCCCCCGGGCAGTAACCAGCACCCCCTGTCCAGCAAGGAAGAGGCCCGAGCCAGTGACAAAGAGAAGCAGCGTGTGGAAGATGGGGGTCTGGATGGTGTGGCAGCTCGTACAGCCCCAGAGCATGTGGCAGTGAAGCAAGAGCCACACATCCCATCG CCCAAACCAACATGCATGGTGCCACCGATGACGCACAGCCCGGTGAGCGCTGAGAGTGTGGAGGAtgatgaggatgaagatgagAAGAAGAAAGTCTGCCTGCCTGGCTTCACGGGGCTGGTGAACTTGGGCAACACCTGCTTCATGAACAGCGTCATCCAGTCCCTGTCCAACACCCGGGAGCTACGTGACTACTTCCATG ATCGGTCCTTTGAGTCGGAAATCAACTACAACAACCCACTGGGGACAGGCGGGCGCCTGGCCATCGGCTTTGCCATGCTGCTTCGAGCGCTGTGGAAGGGCACGCACCATGCCTTCCAGCCATCTAAACTGAAG GCAGTCGTGGCCAGCAAGGCCAGCCAGTTCACTGGCTATGCCCAGCACGATGCTCAGGAGTTCATGGCCTTCCTGCTTGATGGCCTACACGAGGACCTCAACCGTATCCAGAACAAGCCCTACACAGAGACTGTTGACTCGGATGGGAGGCCCGACGAG GTGGTAGCTGAAGAGGCCTGGCAACGACACAAGATGAGGAATGACTCTTTCATTGTGGACCTCTTCCAGGGCCAGTACAAATCCAAGCTGGTGTGCCCAGTGTGTTCCAAG GTGTCCATCACCTTTGACCCCTTCCTGTacctccctgtgcccctcccACAGAAGCAGAAGGTGCTGACTGTCTACTACTTTGCAAAGGAGCCGCACAAGAAACCTATCAAG TTCCTTGTGAGTATCAGCAAGGAGAACTCCAGTGCCATGGAGGTACTCGACTCGGTGGCCCACAGTGTGCGTGTGAAACCAGAGAACCTGCGCCTGGCAGAG GTGATCAAGAATCACTTCCACCGCATGTTCCTGCCGTCCAACTCACTGGACACGGTCTCCCCTACggacctgctgctctgctttgagGTTCTGTCCCCAGAGCTGGCCAAGGAGCGGGTGGTGGAGCTGCAGGTCCAGCAG CGTCCGCAGGTGCCCAGTGGCCCCGTTGCCAAGTGTGCAGCCTGCCAGAAGAAGCAATTGCCAGATGATGAGAAGCTCAAGCGCTGCACGAGGTGCTATCGAGTCGGTTACTGCAATGT GGCATGTCAGAAAACACACTGGCCAGACCACAAGGCTTTGTGCCGCCCTGAGAACATCGGTTTCCCCTTCCTCATCAGCGTGCCAGAGTCCCGCCTCACCTATGCCcgcctggcacagctgctggagggctATGCAAG GTACTCAGTCAGCGTGTTCCAGCCTCCGTTCCAGCTTGGCCGAATGTCACcggagcaggggctgcagcctcagCTCCCAGACAAGCTGGAGCCTCTGGCcaagagcagctgtgcagcagccacctctgccTCCGAGCTGGGAGACGTGGACAGGGCTTCCAGCCTCTTGCAGGAGCCCCCGCTCTCGCCAGCTGTGCCTGAGCTGCATCCAGACCTGGGGGACACGGGCACTGTCCGGAGCAAGGTCCTGACAGCCAGGAGTTCCCTGCTGAGCTTGGATTCAGGCTTCTCTGAACACGTGGAGACACAGGGCGACAGCTGTTGCGAGAAGGAGCCATCCTATGAGAGAGCCCTCAAGCCAGAAG CTGCCATCCCTGGGTACCAACACACTCCAGACTCGCTGAGTGCCCGCGCCACGCAGTTCTACATCAACAAGATCGATGCTGCCAACAGAGAGCACAAGCTGGAAGATAAAG GTGACACCCCCCTGGACCTGACAGATGACTGCTCCCTCGCCCTGGTATGGAAGAACAATGAGCGCCTCAAGGAGTTTGTGTTGGTGGAGTCCAAGGAGTTGGAGTGCGTGGAGGACCCAGGCTCAGCCAGCGAAGCAGCCCGGGCTGGCCACTTTACCCTGGAGCAGTGCCTCAATCTCTTCACCAAGCCTGAAGTCCTGGCCCCAGAGGAAGCGTG GTACTGCCCCAAGTGCAAGCAGCACCGTGAGGCCTCCAAGCAGCTGATGCTGTGGCGGCTCCCCAACGTCCTCATCATCCAGCTCAAGCGCTTCTCCTTCCGCAGCTTTATTTGGAGGGATAAGATCAACGACATGGTGGACTTCCCCGTCCG GAGCCTGGACCTGAGCAAGTTCTGCATTGGCCGGAAgggtgagcagcagctgccgaTGTATGACCTGTACGCTGTGATCAACCACTACGGAGGCATGATTGGGGGGCACTACACGGCGTACGCCCGCCTGCCCAATGACAAGAACAGCCAGCGCAGTGACGTGG GTTGGCGGCTCTTCGATGACAGCACAGTCACCACCGTGGACGAGAGCCAGGTGGTGACCAGATACGCATATGTCCTCTTCTACCGCCGGAGGAACTCTCCTGTGGAGAGACCCCTCCCAGGGCATGCCCCAGACCACCGAGCTGAGCGCACCCCCTCTGCCgaagctgctgccagccag GCTTCTCTGATCTGGCAGGAACTGGAGGCTGAAGAACAAGAGCTGCAGCTTGATGCACCCCAAAGGCCTGCAAGAAACTCCCGGAGGCCCCGTGGCCAGAAGCGGAGTCCGggcaccccccagcacccagatGAAGGCTGCATCAGATACTTTGTCCTGGCCACCACGGCCGCAATCGTGGCTCTCTTCCTGAACGTCTTTTACCCGCTCATTTACCAGACCCGCTGGAGATAG
- the USP19 gene encoding ubiquitin carboxyl-terminal hydrolase 19 isoform X7 produces the protein MWTLLSLTQTVWSNYQKRRKDGSKELAKGATCWENGKEKAASAELTPEEPRVEGPELLRSRREPSNPKRAPGRSEALGGKSPASPGTQSGPSAKRAVYLKVAPTEEEPNARVSGNVEPSKGHSGRAGSRRNGRASQVDAPTALADLALPLEKAVVLAKEAVPVEMPPLAATTEVFPHRIATCVEKRVLQPGSPAEALRGRDCTPVLGESSKAIPAATPSLGRDSEKRDWSKDDVALEAAADEPEPFVSLTFVKNDSYEKGNDLVVVHVYVKEIHKETSKVLFREQDFTLVFQTSDTNFLRLHPGCGPHTVFRWQVKLRNLIEPDQCTYNFTVSRIDVCLKKRHSQRWGGLEAPATRGAVGGAKVAMPTGPTPLDKNPPGSNQHPLSSKEEARASDKEKQRVEDGGLDGVAARTAPEHVAVKQEPHIPSPKPTCMVPPMTHSPVSAESVEDDEDEDEKKKVCLPGFTGLVNLGNTCFMNSVIQSLSNTRELRDYFHDRSFESEINYNNPLGTGGRLAIGFAMLLRALWKGTHHAFQPSKLKAVVASKASQFTGYAQHDAQEFMAFLLDGLHEDLNRIQNKPYTETVDSDGRPDEVVAEEAWQRHKMRNDSFIVDLFQGQYKSKLVCPVCSKVSITFDPFLYLPVPLPQKQKVLTVYYFAKEPHKKPIKFLVSISKENSSAMEVLDSVAHSVRVKPENLRLAEVIKNHFHRMFLPSNSLDTVSPTDLLLCFEVLSPELAKERVVELQVQQRPQVPSGPVAKCAACQKKQLPDDEKLKRCTRCYRVGYCNVACQKTHWPDHKALCRPENIGFPFLISVPESRLTYARLAQLLEGYARYSVSVFQPPFQLGRMSPEQGLQPQLPDKLEPLAKSSCAAATSASELGDVDRASSLLQEPPLSPAVPELHPDLGDTGTVRSKVLTARSSLLSLDSGFSEHVETQGDSCCEKEPSYERALKPEAAIPGYQHTPDSLSARATQFYINKIDAANREHKLEDKGDTPLDLTDDCSLALVWKNNERLKEFVLVESKELECVEDPGSASEAARAGHFTLEQCLNLFTKPEVLAPEEAWYCPKCKQHREASKQLMLWRLPNVLIIQLKRFSFRSFIWRDKINDMVDFPVRSLDLSKFCIGRKGEQQLPMYDLYAVINHYGGMIGGHYTAYARLPNDKNSQRSDVGWRLFDDSTVTTVDESQVVTRYAYVLFYRRRNSPVERPLPGHAPDHRAERTPSAEAAASQASLIWQELEAEEQELQLDAPQRPARNSRRPRGQKRSPGTPQHPDEGCIRYFVLATTAAIVALFLNVFYPLIYQTRWR, from the exons aagaggaggaaagacgGATCCAAAGAGCTGGCTAAAGGGGCCACGTGCTGGGAGAATGGGAAGGagaaagctgcttctgcagagctgaccCCTGAAGAACCGAGGGTTGAAggcccagagctgctgagatCCCGGCGGGAGCCCTCCAACCCCAAGCGTGCTCCAGGAAGAAGTGAGGCCCTGGGAGGGAAAagcccagccagcccagggacACAGAGTGGCCCCAGTGCCAAGCGGGCAGTATACCTCAAAGTGGCTCCCACTGAAGAGGAGCCAAATGCCAGAGTCAGCGGGAATGTGGAGCCCAGCAAAGGGCACAGCGGGAGAGCAGGCAGCCGCAGGAATGGCAGAGCCAGCCAAGTTGATGCGCCCACAGCCCTTGCAGACCTCGCACTGCCACTGGAGAAG GCTGTGGTTTTGGCCAAGGAGGCTGTTCCTGTGGAGATGCCACCTCTTGCGGCTACCACAGAGGTGTTCCCCCACCGTATTGCCACCTGTGTGGAGAAGAGagtcctgcagccaggcagccctgctgaggccTTGCGGGGCCGGGACTGCACACCTGTCCTGGGAGAGAGTTCTAAGGCCATCCCGGCAGCCACTCCTTCCCTAGGCAGAGACAGTGAGAAGAGGGACTGGTCCAAGGATGACGTGGctctggaagcagcagctgatg AGCCAGAGCCTTTTGTGAGCCTGACCTTTGTCAAGAATGATTCATATGAGAAGGGCAATGACCTGGTGGTGGTACACGTCTATGTGAAAGAGATCCATAAGGAGACATCCAAGGTGTTGTTCCGGGAACAAGACTTTACGCTGGTGTTCCAGACAAG TGACACAAATTTCCTTCGCCTCCATCCTGGCTGTGGGCCCCACACAGTGTTCCGGTGGCAGGTGAAGCTAAG GAACCTTATTGAGCCAGACCAGTGCACGTACAACTTCACAGTGTCTCGCATCGACGTCTGCCTGAAGAAACGCCACAGCCAGCgctggggggggctggaggCTCCAGCCACACGAG GTGCAGTGGGTGGTGCAAAGGTTGCCATGCCTACAGGCCCTACCCCTCTGGACAAGAACCCCCCGGGCAGTAACCAGCACCCCCTGTCCAGCAAGGAAGAGGCCCGAGCCAGTGACAAAGAGAAGCAGCGTGTGGAAGATGGGGGTCTGGATGGTGTGGCAGCTCGTACAGCCCCAGAGCATGTGGCAGTGAAGCAAGAGCCACACATCCCATCG CCCAAACCAACATGCATGGTGCCACCGATGACGCACAGCCCGGTGAGCGCTGAGAGTGTGGAGGAtgatgaggatgaagatgagAAGAAGAAAGTCTGCCTGCCTGGCTTCACGGGGCTGGTGAACTTGGGCAACACCTGCTTCATGAACAGCGTCATCCAGTCCCTGTCCAACACCCGGGAGCTACGTGACTACTTCCATG ATCGGTCCTTTGAGTCGGAAATCAACTACAACAACCCACTGGGGACAGGCGGGCGCCTGGCCATCGGCTTTGCCATGCTGCTTCGAGCGCTGTGGAAGGGCACGCACCATGCCTTCCAGCCATCTAAACTGAAG GCAGTCGTGGCCAGCAAGGCCAGCCAGTTCACTGGCTATGCCCAGCACGATGCTCAGGAGTTCATGGCCTTCCTGCTTGATGGCCTACACGAGGACCTCAACCGTATCCAGAACAAGCCCTACACAGAGACTGTTGACTCGGATGGGAGGCCCGACGAG GTGGTAGCTGAAGAGGCCTGGCAACGACACAAGATGAGGAATGACTCTTTCATTGTGGACCTCTTCCAGGGCCAGTACAAATCCAAGCTGGTGTGCCCAGTGTGTTCCAAG GTGTCCATCACCTTTGACCCCTTCCTGTacctccctgtgcccctcccACAGAAGCAGAAGGTGCTGACTGTCTACTACTTTGCAAAGGAGCCGCACAAGAAACCTATCAAG TTCCTTGTGAGTATCAGCAAGGAGAACTCCAGTGCCATGGAGGTACTCGACTCGGTGGCCCACAGTGTGCGTGTGAAACCAGAGAACCTGCGCCTGGCAGAG GTGATCAAGAATCACTTCCACCGCATGTTCCTGCCGTCCAACTCACTGGACACGGTCTCCCCTACggacctgctgctctgctttgagGTTCTGTCCCCAGAGCTGGCCAAGGAGCGGGTGGTGGAGCTGCAGGTCCAGCAG CGTCCGCAGGTGCCCAGTGGCCCCGTTGCCAAGTGTGCAGCCTGCCAGAAGAAGCAATTGCCAGATGATGAGAAGCTCAAGCGCTGCACGAGGTGCTATCGAGTCGGTTACTGCAATGT GGCATGTCAGAAAACACACTGGCCAGACCACAAGGCTTTGTGCCGCCCTGAGAACATCGGTTTCCCCTTCCTCATCAGCGTGCCAGAGTCCCGCCTCACCTATGCCcgcctggcacagctgctggagggctATGCAAG GTACTCAGTCAGCGTGTTCCAGCCTCCGTTCCAGCTTGGCCGAATGTCACcggagcaggggctgcagcctcagCTCCCAGACAAGCTGGAGCCTCTGGCcaagagcagctgtgcagcagccacctctgccTCCGAGCTGGGAGACGTGGACAGGGCTTCCAGCCTCTTGCAGGAGCCCCCGCTCTCGCCAGCTGTGCCTGAGCTGCATCCAGACCTGGGGGACACGGGCACTGTCCGGAGCAAGGTCCTGACAGCCAGGAGTTCCCTGCTGAGCTTGGATTCAGGCTTCTCTGAACACGTGGAGACACAGGGCGACAGCTGTTGCGAGAAGGAGCCATCCTATGAGAGAGCCCTCAAGCCAGAAG CTGCCATCCCTGGGTACCAACACACTCCAGACTCGCTGAGTGCCCGCGCCACGCAGTTCTACATCAACAAGATCGATGCTGCCAACAGAGAGCACAAGCTGGAAGATAAAG GTGACACCCCCCTGGACCTGACAGATGACTGCTCCCTCGCCCTGGTATGGAAGAACAATGAGCGCCTCAAGGAGTTTGTGTTGGTGGAGTCCAAGGAGTTGGAGTGCGTGGAGGACCCAGGCTCAGCCAGCGAAGCAGCCCGGGCTGGCCACTTTACCCTGGAGCAGTGCCTCAATCTCTTCACCAAGCCTGAAGTCCTGGCCCCAGAGGAAGCGTG GTACTGCCCCAAGTGCAAGCAGCACCGTGAGGCCTCCAAGCAGCTGATGCTGTGGCGGCTCCCCAACGTCCTCATCATCCAGCTCAAGCGCTTCTCCTTCCGCAGCTTTATTTGGAGGGATAAGATCAACGACATGGTGGACTTCCCCGTCCG GAGCCTGGACCTGAGCAAGTTCTGCATTGGCCGGAAgggtgagcagcagctgccgaTGTATGACCTGTACGCTGTGATCAACCACTACGGAGGCATGATTGGGGGGCACTACACGGCGTACGCCCGCCTGCCCAATGACAAGAACAGCCAGCGCAGTGACGTGG GTTGGCGGCTCTTCGATGACAGCACAGTCACCACCGTGGACGAGAGCCAGGTGGTGACCAGATACGCATATGTCCTCTTCTACCGCCGGAGGAACTCTCCTGTGGAGAGACCCCTCCCAGGGCATGCCCCAGACCACCGAGCTGAGCGCACCCCCTCTGCCgaagctgctgccagccag GCTTCTCTGATCTGGCAGGAACTGGAGGCTGAAGAACAAGAGCTGCAGCTTGATGCACCCCAAAGGCCTGCAAGAAACTCCCGGAGGCCCCGTGGCCAGAAGCGGAGTCCGggcaccccccagcacccagatGAAGGCTGCATCAGATACTTTGTCCTGGCCACCACGGCCGCAATCGTGGCTCTCTTCCTGAACGTCTTTTACCCGCTCATTTACCAGACCCGCTGGAGATAG